A window of the Bombus huntii isolate Logan2020A chromosome 8, iyBomHunt1.1, whole genome shotgun sequence genome harbors these coding sequences:
- the LOC126868910 gene encoding methylosome subunit pICln, which translates to MVVLSNFLAPQEGIRHEELNTTVYINDREVGKGTLYITESLLSWVNYDTQQGFSLEYPHISLHAISRDEQAHPRQCLYIMVDAKVDLPDVPLPPASDSGSDNEFEDADTPITEMRFAPDNTNNLETMFQAMNQCQALHPDPQDSFSDAEEDIYEDAEEDDFEQYDVGAGDAPYILPTEQIGTSHNGTEVDDAMDIEAGQFEDAEEDL; encoded by the exons ATGGTAGTGCTTAGCAATTTTCTTGCACCACAGGAGGGAATACGCCATGAAGAACTAAATACTACCGTGTATATTAATGATAGGGAAGTAGGAAAAGGAACTCTGTATATCACAGAGAG CTTACTTTCTTGGGTGAATTATGATACACAACAGGGATTTTCACTTGAATACCCTCATATATCTTTACATGCCATATCACGAGATGAACAAGCACACCCAAGAcaatgtttatatattatgGTCGATGCAAAAGTAGATCTTCCAG aTGTACCATTGCCACCAGCTTCAGATAGTGGTTCGGATAATGAATTTGAAGATGCAGATACACCTATCACAGAAATGCGATTTGCCCCTGACAACACAAATAATTTGGAGACAATGTTTCAAGCAATGAACCAATGTCAGGCTCTTCATCCTGATCCACAAGATAGTTTTTCTGATG CTGAAGAAGATATTTATGAAGATGCAGAGGAAGATGATTTTGAACAGTACGATGTTGGTGCTGGTGATGCTCCCTACATTTTACCAACag AACAAATAGGGACAAGTCACAATGGTACAGAAGTAGATGATGCTATGGATATAGAAGCAGGTCAATTTGAAGATGCAGAAGAAGATCTATAA
- the LOC126868900 gene encoding homer protein homolog 2 isoform X2 → MTSGKETMGEQPIFTCKGHVFHIDPKTKRSWVSASTAAVSISFFYDSTRSLYRIISVEGTKAVINSTITPNMTFTKTSQKFGQWSDVRANTIYGLGFSSEVELGKFIEKFHEVKEATKLASAKLQSNSSSVTPATSANVSPITSRSSMPSSEQDLIDPPNSSMINSNISASNNPNPNANMISTQNSVSLSTESPQHQGKSSQLSSTPGGQSAEMQLKYENDRLKLALAQSSANAKKWEVELTTLKTNNARLTSALQESTANVDEWKRQLQLYKEDNARIKAKYADLEAGKIAEGNSEALRLRVEALESELRTKNEEIKALTIATKNKDFVALQKENAEFREMLRAVHEQLELALSANNVQKQNLNTLNARLAGYIQDLVTVHREITNTLQT, encoded by the exons ATGACATCGGGAAAAGAAACAATGGG tGAACAACCAATTTTCACGTGTAAAGGACACGTGTTTCATATTGATCCTAAGACAAAAAGATCTTGGGTATCAGCATCTACAGCAGCAGTgtctatttcatttttttatgaCTCCACAAGGAGTCTATACAGAATAATTTCTGTTGAAGGAACAAAG GCAGTAATAAACAGTACTATTACTCCAAATATGACCTTCACAAAAACATCACAAAAATTTGGGCAATGGTCAGATGTTAGAGCTAATACTATATATGGTCTTGGCTTTTCATCTGAAGTAGAATTAGGAAAG TTCATAGAGAAGTTTCATGAAGTGAAGGAAGCCACTAAATTAGCTAGTGCTAAATTACAATCAAACAGCTCATCTGTTACTCCTGCTACTAGTGCAAATGTTAGCCCGATTACATCACGATCAAGTATGCCATCGTCAGAACAAGATCTTATAGACCCGCCAAATTCATCGATGATTAATTCCAATATATCAGCATCAAATAATCCCAATCCAAATGCCAACATGATCTCCACTCAAAACAGTGTGTCTTTG AGTACAGAAAGTCCACAACATCAAGGGAAATCATCGCAACTTAGTTCGACGCCAGGTGGACAATCAGCTGAAATGCAGCTTAAGTATGAGAATGATAGGTTGAAACTTGCATTAGCACAAAGCTCTGCAAATGCTAAGAAATGGGAG GTTGAATTGACTACATTGAAAACAAATAATGCCAGATTAACGAGCGCGCTACAAGAATCCACAGCCAATGTTGATGAATGGAAAAGACAATTGCAATTATATAAAGAGGACAATGCAAGGATTAAAGCCAAGTATGCAGATCTCGAAGCTGGAAAAATAGCAGAAGGCAATAGCGAAGCATTAAGGTTGAGAGTTGAAGCGTTAGAAAGTGAACTTAGaacaaaaaatgaagaaatcaAAGCTCTTACTATAGCTACCAAAAATAAAGATTTTGTA GCTTTACAGAAAGAAAATGCAGAATTTCGTGAAATGTTAAGGGCTGTTCATGAACAATTAGAGCTTGCATTAAGCGCAAATAATGTCCAAAAACAGAATTTGAATACACTAAATGCCAGATTAGCTGGATATATACAAGATTTGGTAACTGTACATCGagaaattacaaatacattGCAAACTTAA
- the LOC126868900 gene encoding homer protein homolog 1 isoform X1, with the protein MTSGKETMGEQPIFTCKGHVFHIDPKTKRSWVSASTAAVSISFFYDSTRSLYRIISVEGTKAVINSTITPNMTFTKTSQKFGQWSDVRANTIYGLGFSSEVELGKFIEKFHEVKEATKLASAKLQSNSSSVTPATSANVSPITSRSSMPSSEQDLIDPPNSSMINSNISASNNPNPNANMISTQNSVSLVSSSPLPGSCQNKVDDELKNAVHSRSQSVSQQSTESPQHQGKSSQLSSTPGGQSAEMQLKYENDRLKLALAQSSANAKKWEVELTTLKTNNARLTSALQESTANVDEWKRQLQLYKEDNARIKAKYADLEAGKIAEGNSEALRLRVEALESELRTKNEEIKALTIATKNKDFVALQKENAEFREMLRAVHEQLELALSANNVQKQNLNTLNARLAGYIQDLVTVHREITNTLQT; encoded by the exons ATGACATCGGGAAAAGAAACAATGGG tGAACAACCAATTTTCACGTGTAAAGGACACGTGTTTCATATTGATCCTAAGACAAAAAGATCTTGGGTATCAGCATCTACAGCAGCAGTgtctatttcatttttttatgaCTCCACAAGGAGTCTATACAGAATAATTTCTGTTGAAGGAACAAAG GCAGTAATAAACAGTACTATTACTCCAAATATGACCTTCACAAAAACATCACAAAAATTTGGGCAATGGTCAGATGTTAGAGCTAATACTATATATGGTCTTGGCTTTTCATCTGAAGTAGAATTAGGAAAG TTCATAGAGAAGTTTCATGAAGTGAAGGAAGCCACTAAATTAGCTAGTGCTAAATTACAATCAAACAGCTCATCTGTTACTCCTGCTACTAGTGCAAATGTTAGCCCGATTACATCACGATCAAGTATGCCATCGTCAGAACAAGATCTTATAGACCCGCCAAATTCATCGATGATTAATTCCAATATATCAGCATCAAATAATCCCAATCCAAATGCCAACATGATCTCCACTCAAAACAGTGTGTCTTTGGTAAGCAGCAGTCCCTTACCTGGTAGTTGTCAGAATAAAGTGGATGATGAATTGAAAAATGCAGTCCATTCAAGATCACAGAGTGTTTCTCAGCAGAGTACAGAAAGTCCACAACATCAAGGGAAATCATCGCAACTTAGTTCGACGCCAGGTGGACAATCAGCTGAAATGCAGCTTAAGTATGAGAATGATAGGTTGAAACTTGCATTAGCACAAAGCTCTGCAAATGCTAAGAAATGGGAG GTTGAATTGACTACATTGAAAACAAATAATGCCAGATTAACGAGCGCGCTACAAGAATCCACAGCCAATGTTGATGAATGGAAAAGACAATTGCAATTATATAAAGAGGACAATGCAAGGATTAAAGCCAAGTATGCAGATCTCGAAGCTGGAAAAATAGCAGAAGGCAATAGCGAAGCATTAAGGTTGAGAGTTGAAGCGTTAGAAAGTGAACTTAGaacaaaaaatgaagaaatcaAAGCTCTTACTATAGCTACCAAAAATAAAGATTTTGTA GCTTTACAGAAAGAAAATGCAGAATTTCGTGAAATGTTAAGGGCTGTTCATGAACAATTAGAGCTTGCATTAAGCGCAAATAATGTCCAAAAACAGAATTTGAATACACTAAATGCCAGATTAGCTGGATATATACAAGATTTGGTAACTGTACATCGagaaattacaaatacattGCAAACTTAA